Proteins encoded in a region of the Gallalistipes aquisgranensis genome:
- a CDS encoding amidohydrolase: protein MSLKIALIQADICWKNASLNRKRLSESLSAVEADLIVLPETFTTGFAPSPSVGEAETMDGETVEWMRRTAFRTGAALAGSLPLSEGGVVYNRFLFVTPEGGLYAYDKRHLFRMGGERGACRPGERRVIVEYRGWRIFLSVCYDLRFPVWCRNRGDYDLMLCCASWPASRREVWNLLLRARAVENLCYVAGVNRVGSDPFVPRYAGDSTVVDFRGGTLARAPEDKEAVVTTVLEREPLLRFREKFPAHLDADDFRLE from the coding sequence ATGTCTTTGAAAATAGCTCTTATCCAGGCGGATATATGTTGGAAAAACGCGTCCCTGAACCGGAAGCGCCTTTCGGAGAGTCTTTCCGCGGTGGAAGCAGACCTGATCGTGCTGCCCGAAACCTTTACCACGGGTTTCGCCCCTTCGCCTTCCGTCGGGGAGGCCGAGACGATGGACGGAGAGACGGTGGAGTGGATGCGGCGGACGGCATTCCGCACGGGAGCGGCCCTGGCCGGTTCGCTGCCCCTCTCCGAGGGAGGCGTCGTGTATAACCGTTTTCTGTTCGTCACTCCGGAAGGAGGTCTTTACGCCTACGACAAGCGCCATCTGTTCCGTATGGGAGGGGAAAGGGGGGCCTGCCGGCCGGGAGAGAGACGGGTGATCGTAGAATACAGGGGGTGGCGGATCTTCCTGTCGGTCTGCTACGATCTGCGGTTTCCCGTCTGGTGCCGTAACCGGGGCGATTACGACCTGATGCTCTGCTGTGCTTCGTGGCCCGCTTCGCGCCGGGAGGTATGGAATCTGCTGCTGCGTGCCCGGGCGGTGGAAAACCTCTGCTACGTGGCGGGGGTGAACCGGGTGGGGAGCGATCCGTTCGTGCCTCGTTATGCGGGCGATTCGACCGTCGTGGATTTCCGGGGAGGAACGCTGGCACGGGCTCCGGAGGACAAGGAGGCCGTCGTGACGACCGTGCTCGAACGGGAACCGTTGCTCCGTTTCCGTGAGAAATTTCCTGCACATCTGGATGCAGACGATTTCCGTCTGGAATAG
- a CDS encoding lytic transglycosylase domain-containing protein: MKNCICLFLSLFVLTTVLPAQNLFPQAMVPVMPETLEFAGEEVPLGNYDTRESLRRELSVTMYMHSRTLYALLQTTRYFPVIEPILKKNGIPDDFKYLCMAESGLNPEVRSPAGAAGLWQIMPAVGRSYGMEVGRGVDERYHVEMATEAACRHLKESYDRLGSWTLAAAAYNLGLTGVVTRLEKQGVNDYYDAFFPDETLRYVFRILSLKLVTEHPLRYGFLIGEEDYCEPLDEYREVTVGDHKIDWAAFAREQGTNYKMLRAYNPWIRNYDSQNPAGRRYTVRIPLEGHRNGKK, from the coding sequence ATGAAGAATTGTATCTGCCTGTTCCTATCGCTTTTCGTGCTGACCACGGTGCTGCCTGCCCAGAACCTTTTTCCGCAGGCGATGGTGCCCGTGATGCCCGAGACTTTGGAATTCGCCGGCGAGGAGGTGCCGCTCGGCAACTACGACACGAGGGAGAGCCTTCGGCGCGAGCTCTCCGTAACCATGTACATGCATTCGCGCACGCTCTATGCCCTGTTGCAGACCACCCGCTACTTTCCTGTGATCGAGCCGATTCTGAAAAAGAACGGTATTCCGGACGATTTCAAATACCTGTGCATGGCCGAGAGCGGTCTCAATCCCGAAGTGCGCTCCCCGGCCGGAGCCGCAGGCCTGTGGCAGATCATGCCCGCCGTGGGACGGAGCTATGGCATGGAGGTGGGCAGGGGCGTGGACGAGCGTTACCATGTGGAGATGGCTACCGAAGCCGCCTGCCGTCACCTGAAAGAATCGTACGACCGGCTGGGGTCCTGGACGTTGGCTGCGGCCGCCTACAACCTCGGTCTGACGGGAGTCGTCACCCGGCTTGAAAAGCAGGGGGTAAACGACTATTACGATGCGTTCTTTCCCGATGAAACCCTGCGCTATGTCTTCCGGATTCTCTCGCTCAAACTGGTGACGGAACATCCCCTGCGCTACGGATTCCTGATCGGGGAGGAGGACTATTGCGAGCCGTTGGATGAGTACCGGGAAGTGACGGTCGGCGACCATAAGATCGACTGGGCCGCTTTTGCCCGGGAACAGGGCACCAACTACAAAATGCTCCGGGCCTATAATCCCTGGATACGGAATTACGACAGTCAGAACCCTGCGGGACGCCGCTACACGGTGCGTATTCCGCTCGAAGGACACAGAAACGGAAAGAAGTGA
- a CDS encoding ABC-F family ATP-binding cassette domain-containing protein, which produces MITYLQVESLGKSFGERELFRDISFSVAENQRVGLIARNGTGKSTLMEIIAGRQRSDEGEVVFRRDLKVGYLEQNPTFRPGQTVLEACFREENETVRAIARYERALVGDDPGAMQEAISDMDRLKAWDYEQRCKQILSRLRIENFSQPVESLSGGQIKRVALAGVLIGEPDLLLLDEPTNHLDLEMTGWLEEYLSRSKTSLLMVTHDRYFLDRVCSDIVEIDGGKVYTYKGNYSYYLEKRQERIDAAASQLDKDRNIYRRELEWMRRQPQARAGKAQYRIDAFHDLKERVQGGRNEGNVRIEVKSSYIGKKIFEIKDLCKSFGEVRILDRFSYAFARYEKLGIIGENGTGKSTFIKMLMGLVEPDSGTIDIGQTVRFGYYSQEGLEFDDSMKVIDVVTRIADEITLSGGRRLSASQFLQHFLFPPEVQYNYVAKLSGGERRRLYLCTVLIGNPNFLILDEPTNDLDIMTLNILEEYLQGFDGCVMVVSHDRYFMDKVADHLLVFRGGGQIKDFPGNYSRYLEWKTAREAEEKALQTERHTADRQEQPSRHTTAPSPGRRRMTFKEKREFEALGEEIPRLEAEKATLEERISSGTLGIEELNADSTRIGELIGLIDEKSMRWLELSEIEG; this is translated from the coding sequence ATGATTACGTATTTACAGGTCGAATCGCTCGGCAAAAGTTTCGGAGAACGCGAACTGTTCCGGGACATATCGTTCTCGGTGGCGGAGAACCAGCGTGTAGGACTGATCGCCCGCAACGGAACAGGAAAAAGTACCTTGATGGAGATCATCGCCGGCAGGCAGCGGAGCGATGAGGGAGAGGTAGTCTTCCGGCGCGACCTGAAAGTAGGCTATCTGGAACAGAACCCGACCTTCCGACCGGGACAGACCGTACTGGAAGCCTGTTTCCGGGAAGAGAACGAAACGGTCCGGGCCATCGCCCGCTACGAACGGGCTCTCGTCGGAGACGACCCGGGAGCGATGCAGGAGGCGATTTCGGACATGGACCGTCTCAAAGCCTGGGACTATGAACAGCGGTGCAAACAGATTCTCTCGCGGCTCAGGATCGAAAATTTCAGCCAGCCCGTGGAAAGCCTCTCCGGAGGACAGATAAAACGCGTCGCGCTGGCCGGCGTACTGATCGGCGAACCCGATCTGCTGTTGCTGGACGAGCCGACCAACCACCTCGACCTGGAGATGACCGGATGGCTGGAAGAGTATCTTTCCCGCTCGAAAACGAGCCTGCTGATGGTGACCCACGACCGTTACTTCCTCGACCGGGTATGCAGCGACATCGTCGAAATCGACGGAGGGAAAGTGTACACCTATAAAGGTAATTACAGCTACTATCTCGAGAAACGCCAGGAACGGATCGACGCAGCCGCATCCCAGCTCGACAAGGACCGCAACATCTACCGCAGGGAACTGGAATGGATGCGCCGCCAGCCGCAGGCACGGGCGGGAAAGGCCCAGTACCGGATCGACGCGTTCCACGACCTGAAGGAGCGGGTGCAGGGAGGCCGAAACGAAGGCAATGTCAGGATCGAGGTGAAATCCTCCTATATCGGGAAGAAGATTTTCGAGATAAAAGACCTCTGCAAAAGTTTCGGTGAGGTACGGATACTCGACCGTTTCAGCTACGCATTCGCCCGCTATGAGAAACTGGGTATCATCGGGGAGAACGGCACAGGAAAGTCCACGTTCATCAAAATGCTGATGGGACTGGTGGAGCCGGACAGCGGGACGATCGACATCGGACAGACCGTCCGTTTCGGCTATTACAGCCAGGAAGGGCTGGAATTCGACGATTCGATGAAGGTGATCGACGTGGTAACCCGTATCGCCGACGAAATCACCCTGAGCGGAGGGCGCCGCCTGAGCGCATCGCAGTTTCTGCAACATTTTCTGTTCCCGCCCGAGGTGCAGTACAACTACGTCGCCAAACTCAGCGGCGGGGAGCGCCGGCGGCTCTATCTGTGCACGGTGCTGATAGGAAATCCGAACTTTCTGATCCTCGACGAACCCACCAACGACCTGGACATCATGACGCTGAACATACTGGAAGAGTATCTGCAAGGATTCGACGGCTGTGTCATGGTCGTATCGCACGACCGCTATTTCATGGACAAGGTAGCCGATCACCTGCTGGTCTTCCGGGGCGGCGGGCAGATCAAAGACTTTCCGGGCAACTATTCCCGCTACCTCGAATGGAAGACGGCCCGGGAGGCGGAGGAGAAGGCGCTCCAGACGGAACGGCACACAGCCGACAGGCAGGAACAGCCGTCCCGGCACACGACCGCCCCATCCCCCGGCCGGCGCAGGATGACCTTTAAGGAAAAACGGGAGTTCGAGGCTCTGGGCGAAGAGATTCCCCGTCTGGAAGCAGAAAAAGCCACACTGGAGGAGCGGATCAGTTCGGGCACGCTGGGGATCGAAGAGCTGAACGCCGATTCCACACGGATCGGAGAATTGATCGGCCTCATCGACGAAAAGTCGATGCGCTGGCTGGAACTGAGCGAAATCGAGGGATAA
- the uvrA gene encoding excinuclease ABC subunit UvrA: MKEDKIKILGARVHNLKNIDLEIPRDELVVITGLSGSGKSSLAFDTIYAEGQRRYMETLSTYARQFVGSMERPDVDKITGLSPVVAIEQKTTNKNPRSTVGTVTEINDFLRLLYARASRAYSPVTGEEMVHYTDDQIVELIRENFPGRKLALLAPVVKGRKGHYRELFESFLKKGYLYARVDGEIREIASGMRLDRYKIHHIDLVVDRLIVNGESVDRLSKSLREAMRQGKGTMAVYDYDTKASRFYSRHLMCPTTGIAFNEPAPHTFSFNSPQGACPHCNGLGEEVVFDRSKIIPDPKKSIREGAVEPIGKYRNNRLFALLETLGKRYDFTLDDPVETLSEEALGAVLNGDSEPLTIDTREFALAGGNNMASWDGVADYIEQLDEDSSSGKGNKWKEQFVARRKCSVCGGTRLRSEALQFRIDGKNIAEVCAMSIDEFSAWIAGIEDRLTDRERRIGREIIKEIRERLRFLVDVGLGYLSLSRASRTLSGGESQRIRLATQIGSKLVNVLYILDEPSIGLHQRDNRKLIRSLQDLRDAGNSVIVVEHDEEMIRSADYIVDVGPRAGRKGGYIVAAGRLGDILKSDTVTADYLCGRRRIEVPAVRRKGNGEKLTVRGARGNNLKNVTVDFPLGCMVCVTGVSGSGKSTLVNATLRPFLSRHLYRSLESPLECDGVEGIDHIDKLVVVDQSPIGRTPRSNPVTYSGVFSDIRKLFESTPDAKARGFKAGRFSFNVKGGRCEECRGAGVQTLEMNFLPDVYVRCKACGGKRYNRETLEVKYKGKSINDVLDMTVNMAVEFFENIPSIHTKLKAIQDVGLGYLTLGQPCTTLSGGESQRIKLSSELAKRDTGRTLYILDEPTTGLHFEDIRLLLSVLDKLVERGNTVVVIEHNLDVVKVADYLIDIGPEGGAGGGRVVATGTPEQVAEVAESYTGHYLKPLLVRE, translated from the coding sequence GTGAAAGAGGACAAGATCAAGATACTGGGCGCACGCGTCCACAACCTGAAGAATATCGACCTGGAAATTCCCCGCGACGAACTGGTCGTCATTACGGGACTTTCCGGTTCGGGCAAGTCGTCGCTGGCTTTCGATACGATTTATGCCGAGGGGCAGCGCCGCTACATGGAGACGCTTTCGACCTATGCCCGCCAGTTCGTCGGTTCGATGGAACGTCCCGACGTGGACAAGATCACGGGATTGAGCCCCGTGGTGGCGATCGAGCAGAAAACCACCAACAAGAATCCCCGCTCCACGGTGGGTACCGTCACGGAGATCAACGATTTCCTGCGGCTGCTTTACGCCCGGGCCTCCCGGGCCTACTCTCCCGTCACGGGCGAGGAGATGGTGCACTACACCGACGACCAGATCGTTGAATTGATCCGGGAGAACTTTCCGGGACGCAAACTGGCTCTGCTCGCTCCCGTAGTGAAAGGACGAAAGGGGCACTACCGGGAACTGTTCGAGTCGTTCCTGAAAAAGGGATACTTGTATGCAAGGGTCGATGGAGAGATTCGGGAAATCGCATCGGGTATGCGGCTCGACCGTTACAAGATACACCATATCGACCTGGTGGTCGACCGGTTGATCGTAAACGGCGAGTCGGTCGACCGACTGTCGAAGAGCCTCAGGGAGGCGATGCGCCAGGGGAAGGGTACGATGGCCGTTTACGATTACGATACGAAAGCCTCCCGCTTTTACAGCCGCCATCTGATGTGCCCCACGACGGGGATCGCTTTCAACGAACCCGCTCCCCATACTTTTTCGTTCAACTCTCCCCAGGGAGCCTGTCCCCATTGCAACGGGCTGGGAGAGGAGGTCGTCTTCGACCGTTCGAAAATCATTCCCGATCCGAAGAAGAGTATCCGGGAGGGAGCCGTCGAGCCGATCGGAAAGTACCGGAACAACCGGCTGTTCGCTTTGCTGGAGACGTTGGGCAAACGCTACGATTTCACGCTGGACGATCCGGTGGAGACTCTTTCCGAGGAGGCGCTCGGTGCCGTGCTCAACGGGGATTCCGAGCCGCTGACGATCGACACCCGCGAGTTTGCACTGGCCGGGGGCAACAACATGGCTTCGTGGGACGGTGTCGCCGATTATATCGAGCAGTTGGACGAAGACTCTTCCAGCGGCAAGGGGAACAAATGGAAGGAGCAGTTCGTGGCGCGGCGCAAGTGCAGTGTCTGCGGAGGAACCCGTCTCAGGAGCGAAGCGCTTCAGTTCCGTATTGACGGGAAGAATATTGCCGAAGTATGCGCCATGAGTATCGACGAATTTTCGGCGTGGATCGCCGGTATCGAAGACCGTCTGACGGATCGGGAACGTCGCATCGGCCGCGAAATCATCAAGGAGATTCGGGAAAGGCTCCGTTTCCTGGTGGATGTAGGGTTGGGTTACCTCTCCCTGAGCCGTGCTTCCCGGACGCTTTCGGGCGGGGAGAGCCAGCGGATTCGGCTCGCCACCCAGATCGGTTCGAAACTCGTGAACGTACTTTACATCCTCGACGAACCCAGCATCGGCCTTCACCAGCGGGATAACCGGAAACTGATCCGCAGCCTGCAGGATTTGCGCGATGCCGGCAACTCGGTGATCGTGGTCGAACATGACGAGGAGATGATCCGCAGCGCGGACTATATCGTGGACGTTGGGCCCAGGGCCGGGAGGAAGGGCGGTTACATCGTAGCGGCCGGCAGGCTCGGCGACATTCTGAAATCCGATACGGTCACGGCCGATTACCTTTGCGGCCGCCGCCGGATCGAAGTGCCTGCCGTGCGGCGTAAGGGCAATGGCGAAAAACTGACCGTGCGGGGGGCGAGAGGCAATAACCTGAAAAACGTGACGGTCGATTTCCCGCTGGGCTGCATGGTCTGCGTGACGGGAGTGAGCGGCAGCGGCAAATCCACGCTCGTGAATGCGACGCTGCGTCCGTTCCTGAGCCGCCATCTTTACCGTTCGCTCGAGTCTCCGCTGGAATGCGACGGAGTGGAGGGCATTGATCATATCGACAAACTGGTCGTGGTGGATCAGTCGCCGATCGGTCGTACGCCGCGCAGCAATCCCGTCACCTATTCGGGCGTTTTTTCCGATATTCGCAAACTGTTCGAGTCCACGCCCGATGCCAAGGCGCGCGGTTTCAAGGCGGGCCGCTTTTCCTTCAACGTGAAGGGAGGACGGTGCGAGGAGTGCCGCGGGGCCGGAGTGCAGACGCTGGAGATGAACTTTCTGCCCGATGTGTATGTGCGCTGCAAGGCCTGCGGCGGCAAACGCTACAACCGTGAAACGCTGGAGGTGAAATACAAGGGCAAAAGTATCAACGACGTGCTCGACATGACGGTCAATATGGCTGTGGAGTTTTTCGAAAACATTCCTTCGATCCATACCAAACTAAAGGCCATTCAGGATGTGGGGCTCGGTTACCTGACGCTCGGACAGCCCTGTACGACCCTTTCAGGCGGGGAGAGCCAGCGGATCAAACTGTCGTCCGAATTGGCTAAACGCGACACGGGCAGAACGCTCTACATTCTGGACGAACCCACGACGGGACTCCATTTCGAGGATATCCGGCTGTTGCTCAGCGTGCTCGACAAGCTGGTGGAACGGGGAAATACAGTGGTCGTCATCGAGCACAATCTCGATGTGGTGAAAGTGGCCGACTATCTGATCGACATAGGGCCCGAAGGCGGGGCCGGCGGCGGTCGGGTCGTCGCTACCGGTACGCCCGAGCAGGTCGCCGAAGTTGCGGAAAGTTACACGGGACATTATCTGAAGCCGCTTTTGGTCCGGGAGTAG
- a CDS encoding DUF169 domain-containing protein has product MRIDTFIDNYREAFGELAPLPIIFRYDDTPVTETPKIEGCFFKGLREVRDGRPISLNAETIGCGGGKFYTGFSPMPDRVPGFVSLQEKYKRSPEMVADFIRQADVRRTEKRYLNFIRIDGADRFDGMEGVLFFATPDMLSGLCAWAFYDNNDADAVTALFGSGCCSVVTNAVYENRRNGSRTFLGLFDPSVRPYVGEYELGFVIPRCRFARMYETMRECCLSGTHVWKKVKERIGARP; this is encoded by the coding sequence ATGCGCATCGACACGTTTATCGACAACTACCGGGAAGCCTTCGGGGAGCTGGCTCCGCTGCCCATTATATTCCGGTACGACGACACGCCCGTCACCGAAACTCCGAAAATCGAAGGCTGTTTTTTCAAGGGACTGCGGGAGGTACGCGACGGCCGTCCGATCAGTCTGAACGCGGAAACCATCGGCTGCGGCGGAGGAAAATTCTATACGGGATTCTCACCGATGCCGGACCGGGTACCCGGATTCGTGTCGTTGCAGGAAAAATACAAACGGTCTCCGGAAATGGTGGCCGATTTCATCCGGCAGGCCGACGTCCGGCGGACAGAAAAGCGGTATCTGAACTTCATCCGCATAGACGGGGCCGACCGTTTCGATGGCATGGAAGGAGTGCTCTTCTTCGCCACGCCCGACATGCTCTCCGGTCTTTGTGCATGGGCTTTCTACGATAATAATGATGCCGATGCCGTGACCGCCCTGTTCGGTTCCGGATGCTGTTCGGTCGTAACCAATGCCGTATATGAGAATCGGAGGAACGGTTCACGGACATTCCTCGGGCTCTTCGACCCGTCGGTGCGTCCGTATGTCGGTGAATACGAACTCGGTTTCGTTATTCCGCGCTGCCGCTTCGCCCGCATGTACGAAACCATGCGTGAGTGTTGTCTGTCCGGCACACACGTATGGAAAAAAGTGAAAGAACGGATCGGCGCCCGTCCCTGA
- a CDS encoding CvfB family protein: MREIITKNSMLQAGSYQTLTVSRISDHGLYLADEEGAEVLLPNRYVSLNDKPGDTKEVFVYHDSEDRLVATTERPLAAVGQTAYLKVVDKTIHGAFLDWGLQGKDLFVPNRNQSVPMQAGHSYVVYIYRDNITGRAVASARLNGFISNEELTIRPRQQVTVRIATETPLGYRVVIDDRHWGMLYRNQLFRHVSIGETATAYVRKIAPDNRVDVSLQQEGFDEVRRSADRLLEIIRNAGGSIPLGDDSPPETIAAAIRMSKKVFKRSLGYLLKRGEVETDGTVTRLTKKQ, encoded by the coding sequence TTGCGGGAAATCATTACGAAAAACAGCATGTTGCAGGCAGGCAGTTACCAGACCCTCACGGTCAGTCGCATATCGGATCACGGTCTCTATCTCGCGGACGAAGAGGGGGCCGAAGTACTCCTGCCCAACCGCTATGTGTCGCTGAACGACAAACCGGGCGACACGAAGGAAGTGTTCGTCTACCACGATTCGGAGGACCGCTTGGTAGCTACGACCGAACGTCCGTTGGCTGCCGTCGGCCAGACGGCTTATCTGAAAGTGGTGGACAAAACCATCCACGGGGCTTTTCTCGACTGGGGTCTGCAGGGAAAGGACCTTTTCGTCCCCAACCGAAACCAGAGCGTTCCGATGCAGGCCGGGCACAGCTATGTGGTCTATATCTACCGGGACAACATCACGGGCCGGGCCGTAGCCTCCGCCCGCCTCAACGGATTCATCTCCAACGAGGAGCTGACGATCCGTCCCCGCCAGCAGGTAACCGTCCGGATCGCAACGGAGACGCCGCTGGGCTACCGCGTGGTTATTGACGACCGGCATTGGGGCATGCTCTACCGCAACCAGCTGTTCCGACATGTATCCATCGGGGAGACGGCTACGGCCTACGTCCGCAAGATCGCTCCGGACAACCGGGTGGACGTCAGCCTGCAGCAGGAGGGGTTCGACGAGGTGCGCCGGTCGGCCGACCGGCTTCTGGAAATCATCCGCAACGCGGGAGGGAGCATTCCGCTGGGAGACGACAGCCCGCCGGAGACGATCGCCGCAGCGATCCGCATGAGCAAAAAGGTTTTCAAACGGTCGCTGGGTTACCTGCTCAAGCGCGGCGAAGTGGAGACGGACGGCACCGTGACCCGACTAACGAAAAAACAGTGA